A window from Leptothermofonsia sichuanensis E412 encodes these proteins:
- a CDS encoding Npun_F5749 family FMN-dependent PPOX-type flavoprotein, with product MLAPWRSPLARALHRNRSLPHSRYLQLATVRQGGYPANRTVVFRGFLEGTNQLKFVTDARSEKAAQIKYLAWGEACWYFTQTREQFRLMGKLTLVNADFADLSLQKVRQIAWQELSDAARTQFAWDAPGQPRASDSVFDLSPPDATTPLVHFCLLLLEPEQVDHLELRGNPQNRWLYKYAGGNWTVGEVNP from the coding sequence ATGCTTGCTCCCTGGCGATCGCCCCTTGCCCGTGCCCTGCACCGTAATCGTTCCCTGCCCCATAGCCGCTATCTGCAACTGGCAACCGTGCGTCAAGGAGGGTATCCAGCCAATCGCACGGTAGTTTTTCGTGGCTTTTTAGAGGGAACCAATCAGTTGAAGTTTGTCACCGATGCCCGCAGCGAAAAAGCAGCCCAAATAAAATATCTGGCCTGGGGAGAAGCCTGCTGGTATTTCACTCAAACCCGCGAACAGTTTCGTTTGATGGGCAAACTCACCCTGGTAAATGCAGACTTTGCCGACCTTTCCCTGCAAAAGGTGCGTCAGATTGCCTGGCAAGAACTTTCTGATGCCGCCCGTACCCAGTTTGCCTGGGACGCTCCTGGACAACCCAGAGCCAGCGATTCAGTATTTGACTTATCCCCCCCGGATGCAACGACTCCCCTGGTGCACTTTTGCCTTTTGCTCCTGGAACCAGAGCAGGTTGACCACCTGGAGTTAAGGGGTAATCCCCAGAACCGCTGGCTTTACAAGTATGCAGGAGGGAATTGGACTGTT